The following proteins come from a genomic window of Kitasatospora sp. NBC_01246:
- a CDS encoding TrmH family RNA methyltransferase, with translation MDDERVREWRAGAAAPDTVLLDGFHTLKHALRFGGDVRQVLTADRAALLALAAELAEDVAPAVAALAVELPEAALRTLVPRLHPTGVIALAGRPTSAANLAALGRRPRTAPVVLLENPRNLGNVGAVIRLAAGFGATGVVTTGDLDPWHPNVVRGSAGLHFATAVERLALPELPAGPLYVLDPEGSDIRTVALPDDALLAFGTERHGVSAELKARADRLVAVPMQPGVSSFNLATSVAMGLFHWMSGRPPGLPL, from the coding sequence ATGGACGACGAGCGGGTGCGGGAGTGGCGGGCGGGCGCGGCGGCGCCGGACACGGTGCTGTTGGACGGGTTCCACACGCTCAAGCACGCGCTGCGCTTCGGCGGGGACGTCCGGCAGGTGCTGACCGCCGACCGGGCCGCGCTGCTGGCGCTCGCCGCCGAGCTGGCCGAGGACGTCGCCCCCGCGGTGGCCGCCCTGGCCGTGGAGCTGCCGGAGGCGGCGCTGCGGACGCTGGTGCCGAGGCTGCACCCCACCGGGGTGATCGCGCTGGCCGGGCGCCCGACCAGCGCGGCCAACCTGGCGGCCCTCGGCCGGCGGCCCCGGACGGCGCCGGTCGTGCTGCTGGAGAATCCGCGCAACCTGGGCAACGTGGGCGCGGTGATCCGGCTGGCGGCCGGTTTCGGCGCCACCGGTGTGGTGACCACGGGGGACCTGGACCCCTGGCACCCGAACGTGGTGCGGGGCAGCGCCGGCCTGCACTTCGCCACCGCCGTCGAGCGGCTGGCGCTGCCCGAGCTGCCCGCCGGCCCGTTGTACGTGCTGGACCCGGAGGGCTCGGACATCCGGACGGTGGCCCTGCCGGACGACGCGCTGCTGGCCTTCGGTACCGAGCGGCACGGGGTCTCGGCGGAGCTGAAGGCGCGGGCGGACCGGCTGGTCGCGGTGCCGATGCAGCCCGGCGTCTCCAGCTTCAACCTGGCGACCAGCGTGGCGATGGGTCTCTTCCACTGGATGTCGGGCCGCCCGCCCGGTCTTCCGCTGTAG
- a CDS encoding peptidoglycan-binding protein, with protein sequence MTPTEQPAPLLEFDEVEPDEDCICGGCRARSRARRHAAPVHEGGHAAARSVRRRAAVLVAAVGTALGGGAAGAAAAPAPTPGGASAAQPPTTPQGGVSGLYGEEPGARSPAAPRATAEPLTRAAIVERAQSWLAQKVPYSMSRFWSDGYRQDCSGFVSMAWGLDSSQTTWTLPDFADRITKADLQPGDILIYNNPANPQAGSHVTLFGGWTDSSRTRYLAYEQTSPGTTRRDTPYAYWSNSASYLPYRAKALSTSGSSNDGAGSASTAFPGADKFGPGANNAHVTELGRMLVERGGGRFYTEGPGPRWGEADRKATEAFQLAQGWRGSEADGLPGKDTWNYLVAHKGRDIPAAATRLPPPPVAPGGDTAVPAFPGGDRFAPGADNASVTRLGEQLVRRGFGRFYTEGPGPRWGEADRLAVQAFQLAQGWSGAEADGYPGPDTWHRLFAP encoded by the coding sequence ATGACCCCCACCGAGCAACCGGCCCCGTTGCTGGAATTCGACGAGGTCGAACCGGACGAGGACTGCATATGCGGGGGCTGCCGGGCCCGCAGCCGGGCCCGGCGGCACGCCGCGCCGGTGCACGAGGGCGGGCACGCCGCGGCCCGGAGCGTCCGCCGCCGCGCCGCCGTCCTGGTGGCCGCGGTCGGCACCGCCCTGGGCGGCGGGGCGGCCGGGGCCGCGGCGGCCCCCGCGCCGACCCCCGGCGGCGCCAGCGCCGCCCAGCCGCCCACCACCCCGCAGGGCGGGGTGAGCGGCCTCTACGGCGAGGAGCCGGGCGCCCGTTCCCCCGCCGCCCCGCGGGCCACCGCGGAGCCGCTCACCAGGGCCGCGATCGTCGAGCGGGCGCAGAGCTGGCTCGCCCAGAAGGTCCCGTACAGCATGAGCCGCTTCTGGTCCGACGGCTACCGCCAGGACTGCTCCGGCTTCGTCTCGATGGCCTGGGGCCTGGACAGCAGTCAGACCACCTGGACACTGCCCGACTTCGCCGACCGGATCACCAAGGCGGACCTCCAGCCCGGCGACATCCTGATCTACAACAACCCGGCCAACCCGCAGGCCGGCTCGCACGTGACCCTCTTCGGCGGCTGGACGGACTCCTCCCGCACCCGCTACCTGGCGTACGAGCAGACCTCCCCCGGCACCACCCGGCGGGACACCCCGTACGCCTACTGGAGCAACTCCGCCTCGTACCTCCCGTACCGCGCCAAGGCGCTCTCCACCAGCGGCAGCAGCAACGACGGCGCCGGCTCTGCGTCGACCGCCTTCCCGGGCGCCGACAAGTTCGGCCCCGGGGCGAACAACGCCCACGTCACCGAGCTCGGCCGGATGCTGGTCGAGCGCGGGGGCGGCCGGTTCTACACCGAGGGCCCCGGGCCGCGCTGGGGCGAGGCCGACCGGAAGGCCACCGAGGCCTTCCAGCTCGCCCAGGGCTGGCGCGGCAGCGAGGCCGACGGCCTGCCCGGCAAGGACACCTGGAACTACCTGGTCGCCCACAAGGGCCGCGACATCCCCGCCGCCGCCACCCGGCTCCCCCCGCCCCCGGTCGCCCCCGGCGGCGACACCGCGGTGCCCGCCTTCCCGGGCGGCGACCGGTTCGCCCCGGGCGCCGACAACGCGTCCGTGACGCGGCTCGGCGAGCAGCTGGTCCGCAGGGGCTTCGGCCGGTTCTACACCGAGGGCCCCGGCCCGCGCTGGGGCGAGGCCGACCGGCTGGCCGTCCAGGCCTTCCAGCTCGCCCAGGGGTGGAGCGGCGCCGAGGCGGACGGCTACCCCGGGCCGGACACCTGGCACCGGCTGTTCGCGCCGTAG
- a CDS encoding pyridoxamine 5'-phosphate oxidase family protein, protein MTDSSSTPYHPGERAVQARAGRTERADHSGRAIGRTIPAVAARFLAERRVLVVGAADAAGRLWATQLTGGPGFLRAPDERTLAVAARPAAEDPLAAVLAGPAEVGTIALDPAGRRRMRLNGRSAPDGRGGLVITADQVYANCPKYIQRRSPLEQPSAGVPHVVAAGAVLTTAQRLAAATADTFFIATAGPDGRVDASHRGGNPGFLRAVGPDRLRWPEYAGNSMFMTLGNLELDPRAGLLLPDFETGGALLITGEARTDWSDAAAAGLPGAERVVDLTVTGVVELADATPLTWTGPEYSPANPPAAA, encoded by the coding sequence ATGACGGACAGCAGCAGCACGCCGTACCACCCGGGCGAGCGCGCGGTGCAGGCCCGGGCCGGCCGCACCGAGCGGGCCGACCACTCGGGCCGCGCGATCGGCCGCACCATCCCGGCCGTGGCCGCCCGGTTCCTGGCGGAGCGGCGGGTGCTGGTGGTCGGCGCCGCCGACGCCGCCGGCCGGCTCTGGGCGACCCAGCTCACCGGCGGCCCCGGCTTCCTGCGCGCACCCGACGAGCGGACCCTCGCGGTGGCGGCCCGGCCCGCCGCCGAGGACCCGCTGGCCGCCGTCCTCGCCGGGCCCGCCGAGGTCGGCACCATCGCCCTGGACCCGGCCGGCCGGCGGCGGATGCGGCTCAACGGCCGCTCCGCGCCGGACGGCCGCGGCGGCCTGGTGATCACCGCCGACCAGGTCTACGCCAACTGCCCCAAGTACATCCAGCGCCGCAGCCCGCTGGAGCAGCCGTCGGCCGGCGTCCCGCACGTGGTGGCCGCCGGCGCGGTGCTCACCACCGCCCAGCGGCTGGCCGCGGCCACCGCCGACACCTTCTTCATCGCCACCGCCGGTCCGGACGGCCGGGTGGACGCCTCGCACCGGGGCGGCAACCCCGGCTTCCTGCGCGCCGTCGGCCCGGACCGGCTGCGCTGGCCCGAGTACGCCGGCAACAGCATGTTCATGACGCTGGGCAACCTGGAACTCGACCCGCGCGCCGGACTGCTGCTGCCCGACTTCGAGACCGGCGGGGCGCTGCTGATCACCGGCGAGGCCCGGACCGACTGGTCCGACGCGGCGGCGGCCGGTCTGCCGGGGGCCGAGCGGGTGGTCGACCTCACCGTCACCGGCGTCGTCGAACTGGCCGACGCCACCCCGCTGACCTGGACCGGCCCCGAGTACTCCCCGGCCAACCCGCCCGCCGCCGCCTGA
- a CDS encoding VOC family protein, whose protein sequence is MSSTATSTLQTGHIGLNVTDLDRSTAFYRSVLGLELVKEGTDPERRFAFLGRDGRLVITLWQQSAGAFATAAPGLHHLSFQVDSLDEVRAAERLLRELGAGFAHDGVVPHSEGAASGGIFFTDPDGIRLEIFTPQGVDATGATAPTGTAPTCGFF, encoded by the coding sequence ATGTCCAGCACCGCCACCAGCACCCTGCAGACCGGCCACATCGGCCTGAACGTCACCGACCTCGACCGCTCGACGGCGTTCTACCGCAGCGTCCTCGGCCTGGAGCTGGTGAAGGAGGGCACCGACCCCGAGCGCCGCTTCGCCTTCCTCGGCCGCGACGGCCGGCTGGTGATCACCCTCTGGCAGCAGAGCGCGGGCGCCTTCGCCACCGCGGCGCCCGGCCTGCACCACCTCTCCTTCCAGGTCGACAGCCTCGACGAGGTCCGCGCGGCCGAGCGGCTGCTGCGCGAGCTGGGCGCCGGGTTCGCCCACGACGGCGTCGTCCCGCACAGTGAGGGCGCGGCCTCCGGCGGGATCTTCTTCACCGACCCGGACGGCATCCGGCTGGAGATCTTCACCCCGCAGGGCGTGGACGCGACCGGCGCCACCGCCCCCACCGGCACGGCCCCCACCTGCGGGTTCTTCTAG
- a CDS encoding PfkB family carbohydrate kinase: MRIAVTGPIVIDNLMTFPGRFTHQLLPAQLKHLSLSFLVDDLEVRYGGVAANVAYGLGRLGRRPLLLGAAGRDFGDYRDRLTEAGVDTSLVRVSTELATARYTSTTDADRNRITSFHPGALAEDVSPGPPGWTEGVGLVFLGPAAAEVMAARAAECRRLGLPYLVDVAGRTEELGTAGAEAVLTGADCLVTNRRERGLLLEHTGWTAEEVLRRVGSWVTTLGPEGVWIDYPDEPSLAVPAAPISRLPDGAGAGGAFRAGFLAGRADGLPDDASARIGCVLAAYALESAGSQDYLFTAEAFQDRLAETYLTTTDASTG; the protein is encoded by the coding sequence ATGAGAATCGCGGTCACCGGCCCGATCGTCATCGACAACCTGATGACCTTCCCCGGCCGTTTCACCCACCAGTTGCTGCCCGCCCAGCTCAAGCACCTGTCGCTCTCCTTCCTGGTCGACGACCTGGAGGTGCGCTACGGCGGCGTGGCCGCCAACGTCGCCTACGGGCTCGGCCGCCTCGGCCGCCGACCGCTGCTGCTGGGCGCGGCCGGCCGGGACTTCGGCGACTACCGGGACCGGCTGACCGAGGCCGGGGTGGACACCTCCCTGGTCCGGGTCTCGACCGAGCTGGCCACCGCCCGCTACACCAGCACCACCGACGCCGACCGCAACCGGATCACCTCCTTCCACCCCGGGGCGCTGGCCGAGGACGTCAGCCCGGGCCCGCCGGGCTGGACGGAGGGCGTCGGGCTGGTCTTCCTCGGCCCCGCCGCGGCGGAGGTGATGGCCGCCCGCGCCGCCGAGTGCCGGCGCCTCGGCCTGCCGTACCTGGTGGACGTGGCCGGCCGGACGGAGGAACTGGGCACGGCCGGCGCCGAGGCCGTGCTGACCGGCGCCGACTGCCTGGTCACCAACCGGCGCGAGCGCGGCCTGCTGCTGGAGCACACCGGCTGGACCGCCGAGGAGGTGCTGCGGCGGGTCGGCAGCTGGGTCACCACCCTCGGCCCGGAGGGCGTCTGGATCGACTACCCGGACGAGCCCTCGCTGGCCGTCCCGGCCGCCCCGATCTCCCGGCTGCCGGACGGCGCCGGCGCGGGCGGCGCGTTCCGGGCGGGCTTCCTGGCGGGCCGGGCCGACGGCCTGCCGGACGACGCCTCGGCCCGGATCGGCTGCGTGCTGGCGGCGTACGCGCTGGAGTCGGCCGGCAGCCAGGACTACCTGTTCACCGCCGAGGCCTTCCAGGACCGGCTCGCCGAGACCTACCTAACCACTACCGATGCCAGTACTGGTTGA
- a CDS encoding CPBP family intramembrane glutamic endopeptidase has product MTANRPVAAPAPPEPAATGRARTLHRLRDRHRATPVASAALLFAVLASVRIAGAFAIPLMVLSVGLSALVLTVLDRPDRAAAGLRRFRFGPAAAGTALVVLAYADTVFATRAAFGRGGGNWTSLIPELFRQLAPGAPVVAGLAMVVCMGVLVPLVEEVCYRGVLYHAVERGRGPVVAIAATSAAWALVHLGDYGLNPFDTRVITGVLPSVFTMGLALGVCRAWTGSALASAVAQGTANLLLLGWVLWAL; this is encoded by the coding sequence ATGACCGCGAACCGTCCGGTGGCGGCGCCCGCGCCCCCCGAGCCCGCCGCCACCGGACGGGCTCGCACCCTGCACCGCCTGCGCGACCGCCACCGCGCCACGCCCGTCGCCTCGGCCGCGCTGCTGTTCGCGGTGCTGGCCTCGGTCCGGATCGCCGGAGCGTTCGCGATCCCGCTGATGGTCCTGTCGGTGGGCCTGAGCGCGCTGGTCCTGACCGTGCTGGACCGGCCGGACCGTGCCGCCGCCGGGCTGCGCCGCTTCCGGTTCGGGCCCGCGGCGGCCGGCACCGCGCTGGTGGTGCTCGCCTACGCCGACACCGTCTTCGCCACCCGCGCCGCCTTCGGGCGGGGCGGGGGCAACTGGACGTCGCTGATCCCGGAGCTGTTCCGGCAGCTGGCACCGGGCGCCCCCGTGGTCGCGGGCCTGGCCATGGTGGTCTGCATGGGCGTCCTGGTGCCGCTGGTCGAGGAGGTCTGCTACCGGGGCGTGCTGTACCACGCGGTGGAGCGCGGCCGGGGTCCGGTGGTGGCGATCGCCGCCACCTCGGCCGCCTGGGCGCTGGTCCACCTCGGCGACTACGGCCTCAACCCGTTCGACACCCGGGTGATCACCGGGGTCCTGCCGTCCGTCTTCACCATGGGCCTCGCACTCGGCGTCTGCCGCGCCTGGACGGGCTCGGCGCTGGCCAGCGCCGTCGCCCAGGGCACCGCCAACCTGCTGCTCCTCGGCTGGGTCCTCTGGGCCCTCTAG
- a CDS encoding MMPL family transporter produces MTTTVTPAPPETTHGAVQRRLLRLAGVLTARPKTVLAVWAVVIAVCFPFASQLNDVLTKQGASKVVPGTSSARADQLVEQSFPDRSQRESIVAIGAPDVRGEQLRKLLAELDGRIAGKERTGEVRQSVSAYTLYRDSTTEYLRQLRTQVDRDLTAAGAGTSPEGRRQAVDAAVAAGQVPAGLADLAQRGVAADDAALPGLAAGFAAATDWRSFPVPVPADAVNRLLAEDGRAALVTVSFAKQAGHDPDVDWLRSAIDGSLRAVGAGPDVDAHVTGELALIKDTYKKAEDDNALMETVAYAIIFVVLLLFFRAVVPAVLTVAAIGLAMTVSQAALFALGHGVTLTQFTITIMNFVMLGAGVDYSMLLSSRYRQERLAGRPPKEAAVHATAHAGESMLLAAVAVVLAFGATLLSPVDWIPPLGYGGLIGIPIVLLAALTLTPALLVLLGDRFFALGWRPLSDLEHESALGRHLARAADLARRRKVAIVLVFAVITVPFAVITAQHRSTADPVALSPATDSKAGFELVAEKWGDAAVLPTLVVTRPPAGVVDPATHRLTASGLGSVTALTDRLAAVPGVARVSAVTRPFGSPLPADQVDALTADVRRDYLADDGALRIVVELADPPYSEAAVATVDRIQDVTEGAKDVGALQVGGATQVDRQYGNALNASFWQMIGLVSVGVFVMLVVALRSLLIPVRLILTIMMSNVWAIGITVLIFHFWLDRAIIDDLPIFLTVLMMGLGMDYEIFLVTRVRDLVRGGADQESATIGAVVDTGRVINAAGLVMAGSLGTMVLSSTVMLQEYGAGLGLAVLLDATLIRMLFVPATLLLFRRYNWWLPSLRRAPAVAEAGPR; encoded by the coding sequence ATGACCACGACCGTCACCCCCGCACCACCGGAGACCACCCACGGCGCGGTGCAACGCCGCCTGCTGCGCCTCGCCGGGGTGCTCACCGCCCGCCCGAAGACCGTGCTCGCCGTCTGGGCCGTGGTCATCGCGGTCTGCTTCCCGTTCGCCTCGCAGCTGAACGACGTCCTGACCAAACAGGGCGCCTCCAAGGTCGTCCCGGGCACCAGCAGTGCCCGGGCCGACCAGCTCGTCGAGCAGTCCTTCCCCGACCGCTCGCAGCGCGAGTCGATCGTCGCGATCGGCGCCCCGGACGTCCGGGGCGAGCAACTGCGCAAGCTGCTGGCCGAGCTGGACGGCCGGATCGCCGGGAAGGAGCGCACCGGCGAGGTGCGGCAGTCCGTCTCGGCGTACACCCTCTACCGGGACTCCACCACCGAGTACCTGCGCCAACTGCGCACCCAGGTGGACCGCGACCTCACCGCCGCGGGGGCCGGCACCTCCCCGGAGGGCCGCCGGCAGGCGGTGGACGCGGCGGTGGCGGCCGGCCAGGTCCCGGCCGGCCTCGCCGACCTGGCGCAGCGGGGGGTGGCCGCCGACGACGCGGCGCTGCCCGGTCTCGCCGCGGGCTTCGCGGCCGCCACCGACTGGCGCTCCTTCCCGGTGCCGGTGCCCGCCGACGCCGTGAACCGCCTGCTCGCCGAGGACGGCCGGGCGGCCCTGGTGACGGTCAGCTTCGCCAAACAGGCCGGGCACGATCCGGACGTGGACTGGCTGCGCTCGGCCATCGACGGCTCGCTGCGCGCCGTCGGCGCCGGCCCGGACGTCGACGCCCACGTGACCGGCGAGCTCGCCCTGATCAAGGACACCTACAAGAAGGCCGAGGACGACAACGCCCTGATGGAGACGGTCGCCTACGCGATCATCTTCGTGGTGCTGCTGCTGTTCTTCCGCGCCGTGGTGCCCGCCGTGCTGACCGTGGCCGCGATCGGGCTGGCCATGACGGTCAGCCAGGCGGCGCTGTTCGCGCTCGGCCACGGCGTGACGCTCACCCAGTTCACCATCACGATCATGAACTTCGTGATGCTGGGCGCGGGCGTCGACTACAGCATGCTGCTCTCCTCGCGCTACCGGCAGGAACGGCTGGCCGGCCGCCCGCCCAAGGAGGCGGCGGTGCACGCCACCGCGCACGCGGGCGAGTCCATGCTGCTCGCGGCGGTGGCCGTGGTCCTCGCCTTCGGGGCCACCCTGCTCTCCCCGGTGGACTGGATCCCGCCGCTCGGCTACGGCGGGCTGATCGGCATCCCGATCGTGCTGCTCGCCGCGCTCACCCTGACGCCGGCTCTGCTGGTGCTGCTCGGCGACCGGTTCTTCGCGCTCGGCTGGCGCCCGCTCAGCGATCTGGAGCACGAGAGCGCCCTGGGCCGGCACCTGGCCAGGGCCGCCGACCTGGCGCGTCGCCGCAAGGTGGCGATCGTGCTGGTGTTCGCCGTGATCACGGTGCCGTTCGCGGTGATCACCGCCCAGCACCGCTCGACCGCCGACCCGGTGGCGCTCAGCCCGGCCACCGACTCCAAGGCCGGCTTCGAGCTGGTCGCCGAGAAGTGGGGCGACGCGGCCGTGCTGCCCACCCTGGTGGTCACCCGGCCGCCCGCCGGCGTGGTCGACCCGGCCACCCACCGGCTCACCGCGAGCGGCCTCGGCTCGGTGACGGCGCTCACCGACCGACTGGCCGCCGTCCCCGGCGTCGCCCGGGTCTCCGCGGTGACCAGGCCGTTCGGCAGCCCGCTGCCGGCCGACCAGGTCGACGCGCTGACCGCGGACGTACGGCGGGACTACCTGGCCGACGACGGCGCGCTGCGGATCGTGGTCGAACTCGCCGACCCGCCCTACTCCGAGGCCGCGGTCGCCACCGTGGACCGGATCCAGGACGTCACCGAGGGCGCGAAGGACGTCGGGGCGCTCCAGGTCGGCGGCGCCACCCAGGTCGACCGCCAGTACGGCAACGCGCTCAACGCCAGCTTCTGGCAGATGATCGGGCTGGTCTCGGTCGGCGTGTTCGTGATGCTGGTGGTGGCCCTGCGCTCGCTGCTGATCCCGGTCCGGCTGATCCTCACGATCATGATGAGCAACGTCTGGGCGATCGGCATCACCGTGCTGATCTTCCACTTCTGGCTCGACCGGGCGATCATCGACGACCTGCCGATCTTCCTCACCGTCCTGATGATGGGGCTCGGCATGGACTACGAGATCTTCCTGGTCACCCGGGTCCGCGACCTGGTGCGCGGCGGGGCCGACCAGGAGAGCGCCACCATCGGCGCGGTGGTCGACACCGGCCGGGTGATCAACGCGGCGGGCCTGGTGATGGCCGGCAGCCTCGGCACGATGGTGCTCTCCTCCACGGTGATGCTCCAGGAGTACGGCGCCGGCCTCGGCCTGGCCGTCCTGCTGGACGCCACCCTGATCCGGATGCTCTTCGTCCCGGCCACGCTGCTGCTGTTCCGCCGCTACAACTGGTGGCTCCCCTCGCTGCGCCGCGCCCCCGCGGTGGCGGAGGCGGGCCCGCGATGA
- a CDS encoding class I SAM-dependent methyltransferase yields MSRLGLAARALRLTLSRTHADTTPDYDAASSSYDSYFSPVMGVHSVAALNEVEIRPGDDVLELACGTGHLTHEIVRRLEGRGSVHAVDKSPGMLAVAQAKILPDTLRAPELDVSLQEGDMEEFLRPRPTASADLVVVGWAICYSKPVKLLEQIRRVLRPGGRVVVIETRGDALKTLITQLEKVFAADPSLLTGLVRVNLPKDAATVARWFTKAGLTVDVQRDGHQVLPADTPEAALEWVQRSGAAAGFKDAVDHRREDHALELIRAGLAEHVARNGTLELRHTFAVVTGTSPSTPSAGTGPGGRHREGVGSA; encoded by the coding sequence ATGAGTCGCCTCGGACTCGCCGCGCGTGCCCTGCGCCTCACCCTGAGCCGCACCCACGCCGACACCACGCCCGACTACGACGCCGCGAGTTCCAGCTACGACAGCTACTTCAGCCCGGTGATGGGGGTGCACTCGGTCGCCGCGCTGAACGAGGTGGAGATCCGCCCGGGCGATGACGTCCTCGAACTCGCCTGTGGCACCGGACACCTGACCCACGAGATCGTCCGCCGGCTGGAGGGCCGCGGCTCGGTGCACGCGGTGGACAAGTCCCCCGGCATGCTGGCCGTGGCGCAGGCCAAGATCCTCCCCGACACCCTGCGCGCGCCGGAGCTCGACGTCTCCCTCCAGGAGGGCGACATGGAGGAGTTCCTGCGCCCCCGCCCGACCGCCTCGGCGGACCTCGTCGTGGTCGGCTGGGCGATCTGCTACAGCAAGCCGGTCAAGCTGCTGGAGCAGATCAGGAGAGTCCTGCGGCCCGGCGGCCGGGTGGTGGTGATCGAGACCCGCGGCGACGCGCTCAAGACCCTGATCACCCAGCTGGAGAAGGTCTTCGCCGCGGACCCGTCGCTGCTCACCGGTCTGGTCCGGGTGAACCTGCCGAAGGACGCCGCCACGGTGGCCCGCTGGTTCACCAAGGCCGGCCTGACCGTCGACGTCCAGCGCGACGGCCACCAGGTACTGCCCGCCGACACCCCGGAGGCGGCCCTGGAGTGGGTCCAGCGCTCCGGCGCGGCGGCCGGCTTCAAGGACGCCGTCGACCACCGCCGCGAGGACCACGCGCTGGAGCTGATCCGCGCCGGCCTGGCCGAACACGTGGCCAGGAACGGCACACTGGAGCTGCGGCACACCTTCGCGGTGGTCACCGGCACCAGCCCCAGCACCCCCTCGGCCGGCACCGGCCCGGGCGGGCGCCACCGCGAGGGAGTCGGCAGCGCATGA
- a CDS encoding aminotransferase class I/II-fold pyridoxal phosphate-dependent enzyme, which produces MAAGIYPYFLPLTGHEGTTVTLGDRELVMCGSNNYLGLTSDPRVRKAAADALDRYGPSCTGSRFLNGNLDLHDQLESELADFYGKPAAAVLSTGYQANLGTISALAGRGDVVFADRDAHASIVDGCLLSGAKHRRFRHNDARALDRGLAAVPAQAGKLVVVDGVYSMEGDLCALPEIVEVCERHGARLIVDDAHGLGVLDQGRGTCSHFGLTDRVDLITVTFSKSLASLGGAVVGDDDVIHYIKHHARSLIFSASATPASMAAALTALRILREEPWRPERAQQNADHLRAGLLSLGISPGESSTPVIPLRTRGVVDTLLLWRRLIDKGVYTNPVVPPAASPRLRLSLMATHTTEHLNRVLDALSDETAMFLRDGEPDATDELAELAELADSSAARP; this is translated from the coding sequence TGAGCTAGTGATGTGCGGCTCCAACAACTATCTGGGTCTGACCTCCGATCCCCGGGTCAGAAAGGCGGCCGCCGACGCGCTCGACCGGTACGGCCCGTCCTGCACCGGATCCCGCTTCCTCAACGGGAACCTCGACCTGCACGACCAGTTGGAGAGCGAACTCGCCGACTTCTACGGCAAGCCCGCGGCGGCCGTGCTCTCCACGGGCTACCAGGCCAACCTCGGCACGATCAGCGCCCTGGCCGGCCGCGGCGACGTCGTCTTCGCCGACCGCGACGCGCACGCCTCCATCGTCGACGGCTGCCTGCTCAGCGGCGCCAAGCACCGGCGCTTCCGGCACAACGACGCCCGCGCGCTGGACCGCGGCCTGGCCGCCGTCCCGGCCCAGGCCGGCAAGCTGGTCGTGGTCGACGGCGTCTACTCGATGGAGGGCGACCTCTGCGCCCTGCCGGAGATCGTCGAGGTCTGCGAGCGCCACGGGGCCCGGCTGATCGTCGACGACGCGCACGGCCTCGGCGTCCTCGACCAGGGCCGGGGCACCTGCTCCCACTTCGGCCTCACCGACCGGGTCGACCTCATCACGGTCACCTTCAGCAAGTCCCTGGCCTCGCTCGGCGGAGCCGTCGTCGGCGACGACGACGTCATCCACTACATCAAGCACCACGCCCGCAGCCTGATCTTCAGCGCCTCCGCGACCCCGGCCAGCATGGCCGCCGCGCTGACCGCGCTGCGGATCCTGCGCGAGGAGCCCTGGCGCCCCGAGCGGGCCCAGCAGAACGCCGACCACCTGCGGGCCGGCCTGCTCTCCCTCGGCATCAGCCCGGGTGAGAGCAGCACCCCGGTGATCCCGCTGCGCACCCGCGGGGTCGTCGACACCCTGCTGCTCTGGCGCCGGCTCATCGACAAGGGCGTCTACACCAACCCGGTGGTGCCGCCGGCCGCCTCGCCCCGACTGCGGCTCAGCCTGATGGCCACCCACACCACCGAGCACCTGAACCGGGTGCTGGACGCGCTCAGCGACGAGACGGCCATGTTCCTGCGCGACGGCGAGCCGGACGCCACCGACGAGCTGGCCGAGCTCGCGGAGCTCGCCGACTCGTCCGCCGCCCGGCCGTGA